In the Candidatus Saccharimonas aalborgensis genome, one interval contains:
- a CDS encoding F0F1 ATP synthase subunit delta — protein MNCKLPTSVSSPSDVASLILEVRDYATWYRQYAVASKVKVDYRTTQPELTPTASAVIRDWAKDEPLSPQRLDQLIEELETIAAEAPVITLTLAAPAPAEIKKALVGWCRTNLNASMLVTFHFNSTLLGGMVVRYGSRIYDWSFRRSIMEHRHRLPEIISNV, from the coding sequence ATGAATTGTAAGTTACCGACATCAGTCAGCTCGCCGAGCGACGTCGCAAGTCTCATTCTGGAAGTTCGTGACTACGCAACTTGGTACCGTCAATACGCGGTGGCAAGTAAAGTAAAAGTTGACTACCGCACAACCCAACCCGAGCTAACCCCTACGGCAAGCGCTGTCATTCGAGATTGGGCAAAAGATGAGCCGTTATCACCACAACGCCTCGACCAGTTGATTGAAGAGCTAGAGACAATCGCTGCCGAGGCACCGGTCATTACCCTTACCCTCGCCGCTCCTGCACCTGCTGAAATTAAAAAAGCACTGGTGGGCTGGTGTCGTACCAATCTGAACGCATCAATGCTAGTAACGTTTCATTTTAATTCCACCCTACTCGGTGGCATGGTAGTTCGCTATGGCAGCCGCATCTACGATTGGTCGTTTCGTCGGTCTATCATGGAACATCGCCACCGTTTGCCGGAGATTATCAGCAATGTTTGA
- a CDS encoding sodium-transporting two-sector ATPase, translated as MFDNTTFQALVEAGNLTGEVVAINRFIVEVKGLEGVRIGAQVLFDDGQRGMVREAYGDRVILYNIDSELLMLGALAVVEHDMLEVPVGPELVGRVITPMGLPLDNLGPITTAQHSGIFNLAPGIMDRKMLDEQLASGVTAVDSFFPIVLGQRIAILGDSKSGKSTFLSQLTANQQGTDRIVVYVLVGKRKVDIERLLRDLRESGAMEHTIVVLANIFDSLTQSYLAPYAACAMAEYLWYGGQDVIIIYDDLSGHAEAYRQLSLLQEVDPGRDSYPGDIFYTHSSLLERAGKLLTNGKTLTSLPVVLTPNDDITAYLSTNIMSITDGQIIFDLGYFRKGIRPAVNAGLSVSRVGGQAQTKRQKQLSTALFKALARYHQADEFSHFSSQLSKETKVDLTRGKHLYAALQQPPEQLFSLLEQQLMLETIMLPEDDRSIDIAKLKEAVKGKVLPGEESYTPTEEELLEQFGAHVVSEQPAPAVEEPPVTPDKKPAKAPKKEKR; from the coding sequence ATGTTTGACAATACCACTTTTCAAGCCCTCGTTGAAGCAGGTAATCTCACTGGCGAAGTCGTTGCTATCAACCGATTTATCGTTGAAGTAAAAGGACTCGAAGGAGTCAGGATTGGTGCTCAGGTGTTGTTTGATGATGGTCAGCGCGGTATGGTCCGCGAGGCCTACGGTGACCGCGTCATCCTCTATAACATTGACAGTGAGTTGCTGATGCTGGGTGCATTAGCCGTTGTCGAGCATGACATGCTCGAAGTGCCGGTGGGTCCGGAGCTAGTCGGGCGCGTTATCACTCCCATGGGACTTCCCCTCGATAATCTAGGGCCTATTACCACCGCGCAGCACTCTGGTATCTTCAATCTTGCACCAGGCATTATGGACCGCAAAATGCTTGATGAACAGCTCGCCAGTGGTGTCACAGCGGTAGACAGCTTCTTTCCTATTGTCCTTGGCCAGCGTATCGCAATCTTGGGAGATAGTAAGTCTGGTAAATCGACTTTTTTGAGTCAGTTGACAGCAAACCAACAAGGCACCGACCGAATCGTAGTATACGTGCTGGTCGGCAAACGAAAAGTTGATATCGAACGACTCCTGCGCGACCTGCGAGAGTCCGGTGCTATGGAGCATACGATCGTCGTACTCGCCAATATTTTTGACTCTCTAACGCAAAGTTACCTTGCACCCTACGCCGCCTGTGCAATGGCAGAATACCTCTGGTATGGAGGGCAAGACGTCATTATTATCTACGACGACCTCTCTGGTCATGCAGAGGCGTACCGTCAACTTTCACTCTTGCAAGAAGTTGATCCGGGACGCGACTCGTATCCGGGAGATATCTTTTATACTCATTCTAGCTTGCTCGAACGCGCCGGCAAGCTGCTGACAAACGGCAAGACCCTCACTTCATTACCTGTAGTGCTGACCCCAAACGATGATATTACCGCCTACCTGAGCACTAACATTATGTCGATTACTGATGGACAGATCATCTTTGACTTAGGATATTTTCGCAAAGGTATCCGACCCGCTGTCAATGCCGGGTTGTCAGTGTCCCGTGTCGGTGGACAGGCTCAGACAAAGCGTCAAAAGCAACTTTCCACCGCACTTTTCAAAGCACTTGCTCGCTATCATCAGGCCGACGAGTTCTCACACTTTTCAAGTCAGCTAAGTAAGGAGACAAAGGTCGATCTCACCCGTGGGAAGCACCTTTATGCTGCCTTACAGCAACCGCCCGAACAACTCTTTTCACTCCTCGAACAACAACTGATGCTTGAGACTATCATGCTGCCTGAAGACGACCGATCGATTGATATCGCTAAGCTCAAGGAAGCAGTAAAAGGAAAGGTGCTTCCTGGCGAGGAGAGCTACACTCCCACCGAAGAGGAGCTCCTCGAACAGTTTGGCGCACATGTAGTAAGCGAACAACCAGCTCCAGCCGTCGAAGAACCGCCCGTTACACCTGACAAAAAACCTGCTAAAGCTCCTAAAAAGGAGAAACGCTGA
- a CDS encoding F0F1 ATP synthase subunit gamma has protein sequence MRRANVVEKDMAGIGTLKDLTNVFESLASTQVAKVKNKAQLSQQFFNLLWKRYTAIRVDPKKRITSRSDSDNGRKVLILISAEAGLSGDLDMRMIETMQQEYDRGSTDIIVLGSHGANQLTQRGIPYVRFFQVPESDSYINVSPIIEAIRPYHEIAVYYEEYLSLGQQEVRRIDLISHMKDMSEDAEEGIMTDLDTIFEPSLDEIADQMESTMMSLALSQTILQSGLAQAASRFNAMTVAEDRASELLGEYKLEYHRAKRSESDRRLREVLVSIKKKRREAQGGRR, from the coding sequence ATGCGCCGAGCTAATGTCGTCGAAAAGGATATGGCAGGAATTGGCACCCTCAAAGATCTTACAAATGTGTTTGAAAGCCTCGCCAGCACACAGGTAGCAAAAGTAAAAAATAAGGCGCAGCTAAGTCAACAGTTCTTTAATCTCCTTTGGAAACGCTACACTGCCATTCGGGTTGATCCCAAAAAACGCATTACAAGTCGCAGTGATAGCGACAATGGGCGCAAAGTCCTCATCCTCATTAGTGCTGAGGCCGGACTGTCGGGTGATCTTGATATGCGTATGATCGAAACAATGCAACAGGAATATGACCGCGGCTCAACCGATATCATCGTGCTTGGCAGCCATGGTGCCAACCAACTGACGCAGCGTGGTATCCCGTATGTGCGCTTTTTCCAAGTACCTGAAAGTGATAGTTACATCAATGTCAGCCCAATTATTGAAGCGATTCGTCCCTACCACGAGATTGCCGTGTATTACGAGGAATACCTTTCGCTTGGCCAGCAGGAGGTACGACGTATCGACTTGATCAGTCACATGAAAGATATGAGCGAGGATGCAGAGGAAGGCATTATGACTGATCTCGATACAATCTTTGAGCCTTCGCTTGATGAGATTGCCGATCAGATGGAATCAACGATGATGAGTCTAGCGCTATCTCAAACGATCCTCCAATCTGGCCTTGCGCAAGCAGCCAGCCGATTTAACGCTATGACCGTTGCCGAGGATCGTGCCAGTGAGTTGCTCGGTGAATACAAGCTCGAATACCATCGTGCAAAGCGCTCCGAAAGTGACCGCCGCCTACGCGAAGTACTCGTCAGTATCAAAAAGAAGCGCCGCGAAGCACAAGGGGGACGCCGATAA
- a CDS encoding ATP synthase beta subunit C-terminal domain-containing protein, translating to MEVADITHEYVGTISTLRGLTIEVKLVGSSRPEVKELLSVEAHPEVFVEVNFFRGNKAICLNLNNDPVVRCGQKLYRTHSKVTVPVGAATLGRVFNALGEPLDKAASIAENRRPISIPTGTKSYRSSAKLELLETGLKVIDFLTPFVKGRKIGVIGGAGVGKTVLTMEMIHNVTQTKKTAEGQDESSKSLSIYCGVGERIREGNELYETLKDTDVLKNTVMFFGQMDATPAIRSMVGPAAATAAEYFRDEEGKDILFFVDNIYRHVQAMTELSTNLGLIPSEGGYSPMVFSDLRRLQDRLSSTEQGTITSVQAIYVPADDLSDPAVQAISQQLDSVLVLDRSIAEQGIRPAVNLLKTTSSLLTPSIVGERHYRLAERVQAIMQKYDSLKNIIAIVGENELSPADRADYQNAKKLIQFFSQNFAVAEKFSGHPGEYYTLEETLSGIEAILASGVDTPGSNAPTAAPQTPQTEPAAKQEGS from the coding sequence ATGGAAGTAGCCGACATCACTCACGAGTATGTAGGAACAATCTCTACGTTGCGCGGACTGACGATTGAAGTCAAGCTCGTCGGCTCATCACGCCCCGAAGTCAAGGAGCTGTTGTCGGTTGAAGCTCATCCGGAAGTATTTGTTGAGGTCAATTTCTTTCGCGGTAATAAAGCCATCTGCCTCAATCTCAATAACGACCCAGTAGTACGCTGTGGCCAAAAGCTCTACCGAACGCACAGCAAAGTAACGGTACCTGTCGGTGCAGCAACACTAGGGCGTGTCTTTAATGCTCTGGGAGAACCACTCGATAAAGCAGCTTCCATCGCCGAAAATCGTCGTCCTATATCGATTCCGACTGGCACAAAGAGTTACCGCAGTAGCGCCAAGCTTGAACTACTAGAAACCGGCCTCAAGGTAATTGATTTTTTGACGCCCTTTGTCAAGGGACGAAAGATTGGCGTCATCGGTGGTGCTGGCGTTGGTAAGACGGTGCTCACCATGGAGATGATCCATAACGTCACGCAAACAAAAAAAACAGCCGAAGGCCAGGACGAATCCAGTAAATCACTTTCTATCTACTGCGGTGTCGGTGAACGTATTCGTGAGGGAAATGAACTCTACGAAACACTAAAGGATACCGATGTGCTCAAGAACACTGTCATGTTCTTTGGTCAGATGGACGCAACCCCCGCCATTCGTAGTATGGTAGGGCCGGCCGCCGCAACAGCCGCTGAATATTTCCGTGATGAAGAAGGCAAAGATATTTTGTTTTTCGTCGATAATATCTATCGACATGTGCAGGCGATGACTGAGCTCAGCACTAACCTCGGTCTTATTCCGAGTGAAGGTGGCTATAGTCCAATGGTGTTTAGTGACCTACGTCGACTCCAGGACCGCCTCAGTTCCACAGAACAAGGTACAATCACCAGTGTGCAGGCAATCTATGTGCCAGCCGATGACCTGTCGGACCCGGCGGTACAGGCAATCAGCCAACAGCTCGACTCGGTGCTCGTGCTAGATCGCTCGATTGCCGAGCAGGGTATTCGACCTGCCGTCAATCTCCTCAAGACGACGAGCTCACTCCTCACTCCGAGTATCGTCGGTGAACGCCACTACCGACTTGCCGAAAGAGTCCAAGCCATTATGCAAAAATACGACAGTCTCAAAAACATTATTGCGATTGTCGGTGAAAACGAACTGAGTCCAGCCGACCGCGCTGACTATCAAAATGCAAAGAAACTCATTCAATTTTTTAGCCAGAACTTTGCCGTAGCTGAAAAGTTCTCGGGACACCCGGGCGAATACTATACCTTAGAGGAAACCCTTTCTGGCATCGAGGCTATCTTGGCGAGTGGAGTAGATACCCCAGGCAGCAACGCTCCCACAGCCGCACCCCAGACGCCTCAAACTGAACCGGCCGCCAAGCAGGAAGGTTCATGA
- a CDS encoding ATP synthase epsilon chain codes for MSKSTPQAPLAVIARAPFHIYYEGSAFSVSAKNRVGPFDILPGHADFFSILVPCTITIDTGTEQLSFEIYSGMLTVRSDQVLLFVNM; via the coding sequence ATGAGCAAGTCCACTCCTCAGGCGCCACTTGCGGTCATCGCCAGAGCACCATTTCATATTTACTACGAAGGCTCTGCCTTTAGCGTGAGTGCAAAAAACCGCGTTGGTCCCTTTGATATATTGCCCGGACACGCCGATTTTTTTAGCATACTTGTCCCCTGTACGATCACCATTGATACGGGCACCGAGCAGCTTTCATTTGAGATCTATAGCGGCATGCTGACAGTTCGAAGCGACCAAGTCCTCCTGTTCGTCAACATGTAG
- a CDS encoding PKD domain-containing protein — MPAWVKISEHKHTGKLRSHEHTSYVFLGMLLFVVGFALTSFTSYAYVGRGPGAGSVGMSGVVAGKPPTSAAHITSPTDGQHFSTTPITVKGTCPTDSLVEIFKNDIFAGSTPCTTDGSFSLESDLLIGANVVYAKVYDALNQAGPDSNKITVWYDVLGIQGGILTSLNFGGNQLLINTDAIFRGTFPNQEMTMPIDIIGGRAPYAVNIQWGDGTNKVVSRTDNQTFRVGHVYEKAGTYQLSLQATDADGRVAFLTVASIVNGQPPVAETTTPSKSVTDNLLLLWPLYAATFAVVISFWIGEWREKRMLAKHHLLILDQNV, encoded by the coding sequence ATGCCTGCATGGGTAAAGATTAGTGAACATAAACACACCGGTAAACTACGCTCCCACGAACACACCTCGTACGTGTTCTTAGGTATGTTGCTTTTTGTGGTAGGCTTTGCTCTCACTTCGTTTACGAGTTATGCCTACGTGGGACGCGGACCAGGCGCTGGTTCGGTTGGTATGAGTGGTGTCGTCGCGGGCAAACCGCCGACATCGGCCGCACACATTACCTCGCCTACCGACGGACAGCATTTTAGTACGACACCGATCACCGTCAAGGGTACTTGTCCGACCGATAGTCTGGTAGAGATTTTCAAAAATGACATTTTCGCTGGTTCAACTCCCTGTACTACTGACGGCAGCTTTAGTCTGGAGTCAGACCTCTTGATCGGTGCAAATGTTGTGTATGCAAAGGTCTATGATGCTCTCAACCAAGCGGGGCCTGATTCAAATAAAATTACCGTCTGGTACGATGTACTCGGTATACAAGGTGGAATATTGACCTCACTCAACTTTGGCGGTAACCAGCTACTCATCAATACTGATGCAATTTTTCGAGGAACATTTCCCAATCAGGAAATGACAATGCCCATCGATATTATCGGAGGACGCGCACCATATGCAGTAAATATCCAGTGGGGAGATGGTACGAATAAGGTTGTTTCTCGCACCGACAATCAAACATTTCGGGTTGGTCACGTATACGAAAAGGCTGGTACCTATCAGCTTTCACTTCAGGCCACCGATGCCGACGGCCGTGTCGCATTTTTGACGGTCGCTTCAATCGTAAACGGTCAGCCTCCTGTCGCCGAAACCACGACACCCTCAAAATCTGTGACAGATAACCTGTTATTATTGTGGCCGCTGTACGCCGCTACCTTTGCTGTTGTCATCAGTTTTTGGATCGGTGAATGGCGAGAAAAAAGGATGCTCGCCAAGCACCATTTGCTGATTCTTGATCAAAACGTCTAG
- a CDS encoding beta strand repeat-containing protein, whose translation MPVTIFRALSRSLLGALFVGVFVVSGIIGVAPQTAHAATGINQQMNFQGRLLNAQGAVVPDGYYNIQFKIYQDGTGTTAGNPGGTLKWTEDWLNTAGNGVQVKNGFMSVQLGTINPFGSQVDWNQDTLWLSVNIGTTNTTCTPFSSCGGDGEMVPMKRLASVAYAMNAGSLGGLTASGFIQNTTVPQSANIAVQSASASSVGAMVQGASSQSVDLFRLQDSNGNVNAAFNNNGDQLTLGRISTTGTVTQGKLVFNDGTLDGYGLTIQSGTQTGNYTLTLPSLAGNATVCTSNSTATSACTNFIQNQTTLQAASNFHISGTGQADTAIITPAIRPTSDSTTALKVQNAAGTTDIMTIDSTNNRVGIALANGETASYDLSFGGGTDRIIGVNTNTSTGVGRSLTLQGGGGNGTNQAGGAVNIIGGAPTGSGVRGAVNLQTTVNGDVNIGNAGSAANTVTLTAGATNGIKLVSDKIMVGNATTTTTIQKTTQTTAGQAGQQLTIQGATSGTTGVGGAVLIQGGNSATGTTGGNLTLAGGTGTTSNGLVILNTSAFQTIANDANCFPSGTESTSSSGCTVAQTSVNNYASVIVGFTQDGQTATLPDPSIATAGRVVYVTASNLTKDFTLSVNGGGQGNQIAMRKNTTATMIWNGADWTAAGASSSTTLQAAYDNTLQSAGGAELVVSKTSATNGLTIRDSSTNPVNGTLLSVQTKSAAGLLQVNSNVTEYASNAGAETAGASATTFPASTWSSTGTATVTRQNVAGNYIATGQGSVSIAATAANSGAKNQLINSGGSAAALTANTTYNVSFTTRLTSGSSTFTDLNVQYSADGNTTLLTACGATSAVNTSIWTKVNCTFTTPASGITSGNAILIRQTASATRTFYVDNLSVTIAADYNFATDGSVTDAGNYATNWPTAGQGTVASSRIITDGNDASDSAQANVTAGAANAGIRNKLSSNPLSSTLYRVTVYGKLISGAAFNDFKIRYSYLGSTSTTAGDYVDCVDYNAQTLVTTGWTKVTCYIQTDANAATNPYVYFVEATSGVRTFAVDSFSMTLASITTPNVQVGGGINGGPTTLFTLDKGASAPIASNNDALLGSMYYDTTLGKLQCYEADGWGACGSSPDNIVTISPEYTNAVLHGTGIGTMTSDICSSTLQINDGVSGRPSVCGTNETYNFYKWTSPQATTQTYSIYVTYQLPSTFKSFNSGQASLMARTDNGSSGGSSSVQYQIYRNNGSGLLPCGSAVSVSSGTQTSWLTGTATGAADPSTCGFAPGNSIVFKIDMTTSKNANAYVGNLNFAFSNK comes from the coding sequence ATGCCAGTAACTATCTTTCGTGCGTTAAGCCGATCACTATTGGGCGCCCTTTTTGTGGGCGTGTTTGTCGTATCTGGAATTATAGGAGTGGCACCTCAGACAGCGCATGCCGCAACCGGTATTAACCAACAAATGAACTTTCAAGGCCGACTGCTCAACGCTCAGGGTGCAGTAGTCCCTGACGGCTACTACAATATCCAGTTCAAGATCTACCAGGATGGTACCGGTACCACCGCAGGAAACCCTGGTGGAACCCTCAAGTGGACAGAGGATTGGCTCAACACCGCTGGAAACGGTGTCCAGGTCAAAAATGGCTTTATGTCAGTACAGCTTGGAACAATCAACCCCTTTGGTAGTCAAGTCGACTGGAACCAAGACACGCTGTGGCTGAGCGTGAATATCGGCACTACCAACACTACCTGTACGCCATTTAGCTCCTGTGGTGGCGATGGAGAAATGGTACCAATGAAGCGTCTTGCATCTGTTGCCTACGCGATGAATGCCGGCTCGCTCGGCGGCCTAACAGCGAGCGGATTTATCCAAAATACCACAGTACCTCAATCGGCTAATATCGCTGTGCAAAGCGCAAGTGCAAGCAGTGTAGGTGCAATGGTACAAGGTGCATCATCTCAATCCGTAGACCTCTTTCGGCTCCAAGATAGTAACGGTAACGTCAATGCCGCCTTCAATAACAACGGTGATCAGCTCACGCTCGGCAGAATTAGTACTACCGGCACCGTCACGCAAGGAAAACTAGTATTTAATGATGGGACGCTTGATGGCTATGGGCTCACAATTCAGTCTGGCACGCAGACGGGCAACTATACCCTGACCCTCCCGAGTCTGGCTGGTAATGCAACGGTATGTACGAGTAATTCAACTGCCACCTCTGCCTGTACAAACTTTATCCAAAACCAGACGACGCTACAGGCCGCCTCAAACTTTCACATCTCTGGCACTGGTCAGGCCGATACCGCTATCATCACACCAGCTATTCGACCAACAAGTGACTCCACCACAGCCCTTAAAGTACAAAATGCTGCTGGTACCACAGACATCATGACAATAGACTCGACAAATAACCGTGTCGGTATAGCCTTAGCAAATGGCGAAACCGCATCATATGACCTCAGTTTCGGCGGTGGAACTGATCGGATCATCGGAGTCAATACAAACACAAGTACAGGGGTAGGACGCTCCCTAACGTTACAAGGTGGTGGTGGTAACGGCACTAATCAAGCCGGTGGTGCGGTTAACATTATCGGTGGTGCACCAACAGGTTCAGGGGTGCGAGGTGCGGTTAACCTCCAAACAACCGTCAATGGTGATGTCAATATAGGAAATGCCGGGAGCGCTGCTAACACCGTCACACTGACTGCCGGTGCAACCAATGGTATTAAGCTTGTTTCGGACAAGATAATGGTTGGTAATGCCACCACCACAACCACTATCCAAAAAACTACACAAACCACTGCCGGCCAAGCTGGGCAGCAGCTCACCATCCAGGGTGCTACCAGCGGTACAACTGGAGTGGGTGGTGCAGTGCTCATCCAGGGTGGTAATAGCGCAACTGGTACGACTGGCGGCAACCTCACTCTGGCCGGTGGAACCGGTACCACATCAAACGGTCTTGTTATACTCAATACGTCAGCCTTCCAGACGATCGCCAATGATGCCAACTGTTTCCCAAGTGGCACTGAATCAACCTCATCATCTGGGTGTACTGTCGCTCAGACATCCGTCAACAACTATGCTTCTGTCATCGTCGGGTTTACCCAAGATGGACAAACAGCAACCCTCCCAGATCCAAGTATTGCAACTGCTGGACGCGTCGTTTACGTGACTGCATCAAATCTCACAAAGGACTTTACACTGAGTGTCAATGGTGGTGGCCAAGGCAATCAGATTGCAATGCGTAAGAATACAACCGCAACGATGATCTGGAATGGCGCTGATTGGACGGCTGCGGGTGCATCGAGCTCGACTACCCTCCAGGCTGCCTACGACAACACACTCCAGAGCGCCGGTGGCGCCGAACTCGTCGTCAGTAAAACCAGTGCGACCAATGGTCTGACCATTCGTGATAGCTCTACCAACCCTGTGAATGGTACGCTCCTCAGCGTCCAGACAAAAAGCGCGGCAGGCTTGCTCCAGGTCAACAGCAATGTCACTGAATATGCCAGCAATGCCGGTGCAGAGACTGCCGGTGCCAGTGCCACAACCTTCCCGGCCAGCACTTGGAGTAGCACCGGTACTGCCACGGTCACCCGCCAAAATGTCGCCGGTAACTATATCGCCACTGGTCAAGGTTCTGTATCGATTGCCGCAACCGCCGCTAACAGTGGTGCCAAAAACCAACTCATCAATAGCGGTGGTAGTGCCGCCGCCTTGACAGCCAACACTACCTACAACGTCAGCTTCACTACTCGTCTCACCAGCGGTTCAAGTACGTTTACTGACCTCAATGTGCAATATTCGGCTGATGGCAATACCACCCTCCTCACTGCTTGTGGTGCCACCTCAGCTGTCAACACAAGTATCTGGACCAAGGTCAACTGTACCTTCACGACGCCCGCTAGTGGTATCACCAGCGGCAACGCGATCCTCATTCGCCAAACTGCCAGTGCCACCCGCACCTTCTACGTCGACAACCTCAGTGTCACGATTGCTGCCGATTACAACTTTGCCACCGACGGCAGTGTGACTGATGCTGGCAACTACGCGACAAACTGGCCGACTGCCGGACAAGGTACAGTTGCGAGCTCACGTATTATCACTGACGGTAACGACGCCAGCGACAGCGCCCAAGCCAACGTGACGGCCGGTGCAGCCAACGCCGGTATCCGTAATAAACTATCGTCAAATCCGCTCAGTTCAACGCTTTACCGCGTCACCGTCTATGGCAAGCTCATCTCTGGTGCTGCGTTTAACGACTTCAAGATACGCTATAGTTATCTTGGCAGCACCTCAACCACCGCTGGCGACTACGTGGACTGTGTCGACTATAACGCGCAGACGCTGGTTACGACCGGCTGGACGAAAGTAACGTGTTACATCCAAACTGATGCCAATGCCGCGACCAACCCTTACGTCTACTTCGTCGAAGCGACTTCGGGCGTACGAACCTTCGCCGTTGACTCGTTTAGCATGACACTGGCGAGCATCACCACACCAAATGTTCAGGTCGGTGGCGGTATTAACGGTGGCCCAACCACACTCTTCACACTCGACAAAGGGGCAAGCGCACCAATCGCCAGCAACAACGATGCGCTGCTCGGCAGCATGTACTACGACACCACGCTTGGAAAGCTGCAGTGCTACGAGGCTGATGGTTGGGGTGCCTGTGGTTCCAGCCCAGACAACATTGTCACTATCTCTCCAGAGTACACAAATGCGGTGCTCCACGGAACTGGTATCGGGACAATGACCAGCGACATCTGTTCAAGCACCCTCCAAATCAACGACGGGGTCAGTGGACGGCCCAGCGTCTGTGGGACAAATGAAACGTACAACTTCTACAAATGGACTAGTCCTCAGGCCACAACTCAAACCTATAGTATCTATGTGACCTACCAGTTACCGAGTACCTTCAAGAGCTTCAACTCAGGTCAAGCCTCACTCATGGCTCGTACCGATAACGGAAGCAGTGGCGGCTCATCAAGCGTTCAGTACCAAATATATCGAAATAACGGCAGCGGTCTTTTACCCTGTGGTTCAGCAGTCAGCGTTTCAAGTGGCACACAAACTTCATGGCTGACCGGTACGGCAACCGGTGCCGCCGACCCATCGACCTGTGGCTTTGCGCCTGGCAACAGTATCGTCTTCAAGATCGACATGACAACCAGTAAAAACGCGAACGCCTACGTTGGTAACCTCAACTTTGCCTTTAGCAACAAGTAG